In Actinoplanes derwentensis, the following proteins share a genomic window:
- a CDS encoding SCO2523 family variant P-loop protein, which yields MLVFATSDKGGTGRSVTSGNLAYRHALQGFDSCYVDFDFGSPTSGAIFDLPEALAGVEQGGLHGYLVGGGPDPRQINVWAESQREALRGRPPGTGRLTLVPGDVGGSEFSSGPGIVDRCARLFQRLDEEYDLILVDLSAGRSYATEIVLAATALPALRDVPVRWLVFHRWTRQHIVAAGGLVHGRHGILETGVGLGHDRAGLTSAIRYVRTAVLDPSAPDQAGLRPEQLAWLDVCNRRLQELASRKGVGRLNMIGEVPLDPVLQWQEQLISNDDVWLHRTANERTVAAFEELSKKIVDETAWVGL from the coding sequence ATGCTCGTCTTCGCGACCTCCGACAAGGGTGGCACCGGCCGCTCGGTGACCAGTGGAAACCTGGCCTACCGGCACGCGCTGCAGGGTTTCGACTCGTGTTACGTCGACTTCGACTTCGGCTCGCCGACCTCGGGGGCGATCTTCGATCTGCCCGAGGCGCTGGCCGGTGTCGAACAGGGCGGACTGCACGGCTATCTGGTCGGCGGTGGGCCCGATCCACGGCAGATCAACGTGTGGGCCGAGTCCCAGCGGGAGGCGCTGCGTGGCCGCCCGCCGGGCACCGGCCGGTTGACGCTGGTGCCGGGTGACGTGGGCGGCAGTGAGTTCAGTTCGGGGCCCGGCATCGTGGACCGGTGCGCCCGGCTGTTCCAGCGTCTCGACGAGGAGTACGACCTGATCCTGGTCGACCTGAGCGCCGGCCGTTCGTACGCGACGGAGATCGTGCTGGCCGCCACCGCCCTGCCGGCCCTGCGCGACGTGCCGGTCCGCTGGCTGGTCTTCCACCGGTGGACCCGGCAGCACATCGTGGCCGCCGGGGGACTGGTGCACGGCCGGCACGGCATCCTGGAGACCGGTGTCGGCCTCGGTCACGACCGGGCCGGGCTGACCAGCGCGATCCGGTACGTCCGGACCGCCGTCCTGGACCCGTCGGCACCCGATCAGGCCGGGCTGCGCCCCGAACAGCTGGCCTGGCTCGACGTGTGCAACCGGCGGCTGCAGGAACTGGCCTCCCGCAAGGGGGTCGGCCGGCTGAACATGATCGGTGAGGTGCCGCTCGACCCGGTGCTGCAGTGGCAGGAGCAGCTGATCTCCAACGACGACGTGTGGCTGCACCGGACCGCCAACGAGCGGACTGTCGCCGCCTTCGAGGAACTGTCCAAGAAGATCGTCGACGAGACCGCGTGGGTCGGCCTGTGA
- a CDS encoding SCO2522 family protein, with protein sequence MTTADDLAAELGTPVSAIRSVALSHLSIELGHLYMNDFLAGADRLRQQFRRVAPWAQSARRQTADTLPRGRPRISTCFLIDDYFTRFSTPREVVVSLVAAAADAGLTIDYVARESGCARAGTVEVARLVQDHLVDEPAEGANGRPAATVSGWLSNGQRSPVGSAAAMGAPRQWQPPRQSAVQNHSIFVDIELWSGPDDDRLWSCPFLAAVWQLQRLGLVRHLGEPVAVPVPMAPADLPSEWELMPPIVRLNPDAAPFHAYRTFTAMDGRFLPIEMSVRTILGNVAIDPAAAGQVRDRARGEGLDLPEETVDRIGYVFV encoded by the coding sequence GTGACGACCGCGGACGATCTGGCCGCCGAACTCGGCACACCGGTCTCGGCGATTCGCTCGGTGGCGCTGTCGCACCTGTCGATCGAACTCGGCCACCTCTACATGAACGATTTCCTGGCGGGCGCGGACCGTCTGCGGCAGCAGTTCCGGCGGGTGGCCCCGTGGGCTCAGAGCGCTCGCAGGCAGACCGCGGACACGCTGCCCCGGGGGCGCCCGCGGATCAGCACCTGTTTCCTGATCGACGACTACTTCACCCGGTTCTCGACACCCCGGGAGGTGGTCGTCTCGCTGGTGGCCGCGGCCGCCGACGCCGGGCTGACGATCGACTACGTGGCCCGCGAGTCGGGTTGCGCCCGGGCCGGCACCGTGGAGGTGGCCCGGCTCGTGCAGGATCACCTGGTGGACGAGCCCGCCGAGGGTGCCAACGGGCGCCCGGCGGCCACCGTGTCCGGTTGGCTCAGCAACGGTCAGCGTTCACCGGTCGGGTCGGCGGCGGCGATGGGCGCGCCGCGGCAGTGGCAGCCGCCCCGGCAGAGCGCGGTCCAGAACCATTCGATCTTCGTGGACATCGAGCTGTGGAGCGGCCCGGACGACGACCGGTTGTGGTCGTGCCCGTTCCTGGCCGCGGTGTGGCAGTTGCAGCGGCTCGGCCTGGTGCGCCATCTCGGTGAGCCGGTCGCGGTGCCGGTGCCGATGGCGCCCGCCGACCTGCCGTCCGAGTGGGAGCTGATGCCGCCGATCGTCCGGCTCAACCCGGACGCGGCGCCGTTCCACGCGTACCGGACGTTTACCGCGATGGACGGCCGTTTCCTGCCGATCGAGATGTCGGTCCGGACGATCCTCGGCAACGTGGCGATCGACCCGGCGGCGGCCGGACAGGTCCGCGACCGGGCCCGTGGTGAGGGCCTCGACCTGCCGGAGGAGACCGTCGACCGGATCGGTTACGTGTTCGTCTGA